A window of Costertonia aggregata contains these coding sequences:
- a CDS encoding patatin-like phospholipase family protein has translation MRALVISGGGSKGAFAGGVAQFLIKESGNTYDMFVGTSTGSLLISHLALGKVDKIKDIYSNVNQKSIFNNCPFVIRKKYGINEISINHWNVLKNFVKGKKTFGESENLRELIRNSITVAEFNQLKESDIDVVVTVSNLSLNQVEYKSINDCTYDEFCDWIWVSSNYTPFMSLVRKNGCEYADGGLGSIVPIEEAIKRGATEVDVVVLHTEVNYLNRMPSRNPFELLTTMLSFILDRIEHQNIRIGKLVANQNNAIINLYYTPTILTTNSLIFDKDKMTLWWKRGYLYAKNKNEETNPIEPNEHE, from the coding sequence ATGCGAGCATTGGTCATTTCCGGCGGTGGTAGTAAAGGTGCTTTTGCAGGTGGTGTCGCCCAGTTCCTTATCAAAGAATCTGGGAATACGTACGACATGTTCGTGGGTACATCAACGGGGAGTTTGCTTATTTCCCATTTGGCCTTGGGCAAAGTAGATAAGATAAAAGACATTTATTCTAATGTGAACCAAAAGAGTATTTTCAACAACTGTCCGTTTGTTATCCGAAAAAAATATGGTATCAATGAGATTTCCATAAACCACTGGAACGTTCTCAAAAACTTTGTCAAGGGCAAAAAGACCTTTGGCGAGAGCGAAAACCTTAGGGAACTTATAAGAAATAGTATTACGGTAGCGGAATTCAACCAGCTTAAGGAAAGTGATATCGATGTTGTGGTAACTGTTTCAAATTTGTCATTGAATCAGGTCGAATATAAATCGATTAACGACTGTACCTATGATGAATTTTGCGATTGGATTTGGGTTTCATCCAATTACACGCCCTTTATGAGCTTAGTGCGTAAGAACGGGTGTGAGTATGCCGATGGAGGCTTGGGAAGTATAGTTCCCATTGAAGAGGCCATCAAACGCGGGGCGACCGAGGTTGACGTTGTCGTTCTGCATACAGAAGTCAATTATTTGAATAGAATGCCCTCAAGAAACCCATTTGAGCTATTGACTACGATGCTCAGTTTTATTTTGGATAGGATAGAACATCAAAACATTAGAATAGGAAAATTGGTCGCAAACCAAAACAATGCCATTATTAACCTATACTATACACCAACCATACTAACTACAAATTCCCTGATTTTTGATAAGGATAAAATGACATTGTGGTGGAAAAGGGGCTACTTATATGCCAAGAACAAAAACGAGGAAACCAATCCTATTGAGCCCAATGAGCACGAGTAG
- a CDS encoding DUF7935 family protein, translating into MSGEGILQMFGFLLPAVVTGVVAFYFFKLHTKNEDGRRRFLLHKDTQKNTLPIRLQAYERMALFLERIAIPSLVVRVAPKSADKNAYETLLIKSIETEFDHNLSQQIYMTDECWNVIKAAKSATIQMIRKAALSETDSADKLREDVLNETMDKQSPSATALSFVKKEIGDLW; encoded by the coding sequence ATGAGCGGAGAGGGAATTTTACAAATGTTCGGATTTTTATTACCGGCAGTGGTAACTGGGGTTGTTGCCTTTTACTTTTTTAAGCTACATACCAAAAATGAGGACGGCCGCCGTCGTTTTTTATTGCATAAAGACACTCAAAAAAACACTCTTCCGATTCGTTTACAGGCTTATGAGCGTATGGCCCTTTTTTTGGAACGCATCGCCATACCTAGCTTAGTGGTACGTGTTGCCCCAAAATCCGCAGATAAAAACGCTTATGAAACCTTACTTATAAAAAGTATAGAAACGGAGTTTGACCATAATTTGTCCCAACAAATTTACATGACGGATGAATGCTGGAACGTAATAAAAGCTGCCAAAAGCGCAACCATCCAAATGATACGAAAGGCCGCTTTGAGTGAGACGGATTCTGCCGACAAACTACGGGAAGATGTGCTGAACGAAACCATGGACAAGCAGTCGCCTTCTGCTACCGCATTATCTTTTGTAAAGAAAGAAATTGGGGATTTATGGTAA
- a CDS encoding OmpA family protein codes for MKKNILLFGSLLFISISLQAQKKSELIAEIDNLKSQLDSVSQEVAKARRAESASLAKAESFESQVGELQAANATMMKNLTSFAEVSNKNSENINKAMASLRAKENQLKSINDALASNDSTAIVILTNAKQTLGENAKISVTNGMVNISTALTALFAKDSEAVLKPEAEAWIGKIANILNANPKIAVTVEGLNITGDFALSAQQAMAVSNMLQAKFSIDANRLRVIAKDGNFKEGINLRLHPDFSQFYMMVKDNMKN; via the coding sequence ATGAAAAAAAATATACTTCTATTTGGTAGCTTGTTATTCATTTCGATTTCCTTGCAAGCCCAGAAAAAGAGCGAACTCATCGCAGAAATCGATAACCTTAAATCCCAACTTGATTCGGTAAGCCAAGAAGTGGCCAAGGCAAGGAGGGCCGAAAGTGCTAGTTTGGCCAAAGCGGAATCTTTTGAATCGCAAGTCGGTGAACTGCAGGCTGCCAATGCCACTATGATGAAAAACCTGACCAGTTTTGCAGAAGTCTCCAATAAAAATTCAGAGAATATCAACAAAGCCATGGCAAGCCTTCGCGCCAAGGAAAATCAATTAAAAAGTATAAATGATGCCCTTGCGAGCAACGATTCTACCGCTATCGTAATTTTAACCAATGCCAAACAAACGCTTGGGGAAAATGCAAAAATATCGGTAACAAACGGTATGGTCAATATAAGTACTGCACTTACCGCTCTTTTTGCAAAAGATAGCGAAGCTGTTCTTAAGCCCGAGGCGGAAGCTTGGATAGGAAAAATCGCAAATATCCTGAATGCTAATCCTAAAATAGCCGTGACCGTGGAAGGATTGAACATAACCGGGGATTTTGCATTATCCGCACAACAGGCCATGGCAGTATCAAATATGTTGCAAGCCAAATTTTCAATCGATGCGAACAGGCTTCGAGTTATTGCAAAGGATGGCAATTTTAAGGAAGGTATCAATTTAAGGTTACACCCTGATTTCAGTCAATTTTATATGATGGTCAAGGACAATATGAAGAATTGA